GCTTTCCGGAATTGCTGCGGGTAGTTCCGGTCTTTTCATTGAGACACATCCGAATTGCAGAAATGCCCTGTGTGATGCATCTTCCATGCTGCCGCTTAATGAGTTAAAAGAACTTCTTAATAGGGCAAAAAAAATATATAATATTGTAAAGGATCGGTGAAATGGTCAACAATAAATATCTGATTAAGAAAGCAAAAGAAGTTTTAAGAATAGAGTCCGGATCGGTTTTGGCTCTTACAAAAAGTATAGATAAGAACTTTATAAAGGCGGTTGACCTCCTTTATAAATGCAGGGGAAGGGTTATTGTGACCGGTATCGGGAAATCCGGTATTATAGCCAGAAAGATTTCAGCGACAATGGCTTCTACCGGTACGCCGGCTTTGTTCCTTCATTCAGCTGAGGGTCTTCATGGCGATTTGGGGACAGTTTTAAGTTCTGATGTTGTTATAGCTTTATCACAGAGCGGGGAGTCAAAAGAGTTGTTGGAAATACTGCCTGCAATTAAAAAAATTGGTGCAAAATTGATAGCCTTGACAGGAGACATGGAATCTGAATTGGCGAAAAGCAGTAATATTAGTTTAAATGTAGAAGTAAAGGAAGAGGCCTGTCCTCTTGGCTTGGCTCCAACTGCTTCTTCTATGGCCCAGCTTGCTATGGGAGACGCCCTGGCGGTGGTACTTTTGATCAAAAGGGGTTTCAATAAACAGGATTATGCTCTCCTCCATCCAGGAGGCAGTTTAGGGCGGAAATTAAAAAAAGTTGAAGATATTATGCGTAAAGGAAATGAACTCCCGGTTGTTTGTGAAAATGTTAATATGAGAAAAGTTATATATGAAATGACCTCAAAAAAAATGGGTTGTACCTCGGTTGTAGATAAAAGAGGAAGATTGACCGGTATAATAACCGATCAAAATCTCAGAACACATCTTACTTTAGACAGGAATATTATGCAGAAAAAAGCGCGGGATATCATGACTAAAAATCCTCGAACTATCTGTAAAGATGCTCTGGTGGATGAGGCCGTAAGGATGACAGAAGTAAAGTCGATAAGTACACTGTTGGTAACGGGAAAGACTGATCGGCTTGTTGGAATTATCCATCTTCATGATCTTTTAAAATTAAGCAGGTAGAATAACTTTGAAAAAATCGGTGTTCATAGTTGTTTTAATCCTCTTTTTTTGCGGTTGCAGTGAATCCGGGAGAAAAGCCTCCCTTTCCGATAAGACAAGGGATGTGGTAACAATGAGGGGCTTTCATATGGTGCAGACTGAACTGGGAATAAAAAAATATGAGATAGATGCTGCTGAGGCCTCAATTAATCCCAGGGCAAAAAGAATCAGGTTTTTTAATGTAAAAACCAGGTACTATGATAAGGATAAAGAAGTCGCAAATCTAAAGTCTGAAACAGGTGTTGTTAGAACTGATACTAATGATATAGATGTTAAGGGTAATGTAGTACTTACTACAATGGATGGCTCCAGACTTGAAACCTCAAGTCTTACCTGGTATAGCGTAAAAAACAAGCTTCAAACAAATGAATATGTAAAAGTTGTGAAGGGTGATAATACGATGGAAGGCGTGGGAATGGAGTCAGATCTTATGCTGGAAAATATTACCCTAAAGAAAGTAAGTACTAAAATATCGGATCCGGATGCCTTTAAGGAAAAGAAAAAGAAATGAAAAGTATTATTGCGATTTTAATAGTATTCTCCGGTTTTCTTCCTCTTTTTGCAGAAGAGATGAAAATCAGTAAAGAGAATCCTTTGACTATTACCGCAAAGTCCTGGACAATCAACAGCAAGACAAAAGAAGTTACGTACAATGGAGATGTTGTTCTTAAACATTCAGGAAATGTATTGAAAGCAGAAAAACTTGTTCTTTTGCCCGGAGGAAATAAAGTAGTTGCAGAGCAGGATGTTTCTTTCTGGAGTGAGAGTAGACAACTGGAAATAACAGGGGGTTATACAGAATATTTGAAAGATACGGGACAGCTTCTGATGAAAAAAGATGCTGTTTTGTTCTTGACTGAGAAGGATGGAATGAAGACGGATATAAGAGGAGATTCCGTAGATGTTCTTAACGGGGGAGAAAGAGCCATGGTGTCCGGTTCGGTGATTATAACGCGTGATGATATTTTGATTAATTGCGGTAGTGCCGATTATGATAAGATTCAAGACACTATTATTCTGGAAGGCAAACCTGAAGTGAAAAAAGGAAGTAATACTTACAAGGGAGAAAAGATTTCTATTTTTATTAAACAAAGAAAGCTTATAGCTGACAAAAATGTTACGGCCAGGATCTATCCTGAAGAGAAAAAAAATGCTGATAAGAACTGAAGGGCTTACAAAAAAATATAAAAAACGCTACGTTGTTAACGGAGTAAATATTGAAGTTAACAAAGGTGAAATTGTCGGATTACTGGGACCAAATGGCGCAGGTAAAAGCACAACCTTTTACATGATCGTTGGTCTTATAAAGCCGGAAGCGGGAAAAGTCTATATTGGTTCAACAGATGTGACAAAATGTCCCACTTATGAAAGGGCGAAATACGGAGTGGGGTATCTGCCTCAGGAGCCTTCAATATTTAGGAAACTTTCGGTGGAAGATAATATAATGGCAATACTGGAAACGATGGATTTGACCGATTTGGAAAGAAAAAAGCATTTAGACCGCTTGCTTGATGAATTTAGTATTACAAAGCTGCGAAAGAGTATGGCATATACACTTTCCGGCGGGGAAAGAAGAAGAGTGGAGATTGCACGAGCACTTGTAACTAATCCGTCATTTTTGCTTTTGGACGAACCTTTTGTAGGTATTGATCCTATTACGGTTGCTGACATCCAGCAGGTAATTTCTCAATTAAAAAAGAAAGGGCTTGGTATTCTTATTACCGATCACAATGTAAGGGAAACTCTCTCGGTTACAGACAGGGCCTATATAATGTATGAAGGTAAAATTCTTCTTTCAGGGGATGCTAAAAAGCTTTCAACCGATAAGAAAGCAAAAGAATTTTACCTTGGAGAGAAATTTACACTCTAAGATGACAAAAATCATAATACAAAAAAACAAAAATATATTATGGCGAGTATGCCGCAGAAAACCACGGAGGTAACTCCGTGGATGAATGCGGCATGAATAATAAATTGAATTCCACTCGCCGAAACTCCGGACGTAAGTCCGCAGAGGTTCATAATACAGGTGAAAGATCATGAAAATAGTAAAATATGGAACTCCAATACTTAGAAAGAAAGCTGTAAAGATAATAAAGATCGATGAGCGTATTTTAAAGCTGGCTGAATCTATGATTTCGACATTGAATGCGGCAAAAGGAGTAGGGCTTGCCGCAAATCAGGTCGGAATACAGGAAAGAATTTGTGTTATTGATGCCGGAAGGGGAGATAAAAAAGGCGAGGTTCTATGCCTTATTAATCCTGAGATTACAGCTTCGGAAGGCAGTATAAAATTTGAAGAGGGCTGTCTTTCTTTCCCTGAAATATTTGCTGAGATAGAGCGTCCGTCAAAGGTAATTGTGTCTTATAAGGATTTGAAAGGCAAGGATAAAGAAATAACAGCCGAAGGAATACTGGCAAGGGTAATGCAGCACGAGATAGATCATTTAAATGGTGTGCTTTTTGTGGATCATATGAGTAAGATTAAGTATATACTTTTAAGTAAGAGGCTTAAAGCACTCGAAAAAGAAACCAAGGGAAAATGAAGATATTATTTTACGGTACAGCGGATATATCGGCAAGAGTGTTGAAAAAGCTCTTTGATACGAAAAGACATGAGATTGAAGTAGTAACCTCCTGTGACAAACCAAGAGGCCG
This portion of the Candidatus Firestonebacteria bacterium RIFOXYD2_FULL_39_29 genome encodes:
- a CDS encoding D-arabinose 5-phosphate isomerase — its product is MVNNKYLIKKAKEVLRIESGSVLALTKSIDKNFIKAVDLLYKCRGRVIVTGIGKSGIIARKISATMASTGTPALFLHSAEGLHGDLGTVLSSDVVIALSQSGESKELLEILPAIKKIGAKLIALTGDMESELAKSSNISLNVEVKEEACPLGLAPTASSMAQLAMGDALAVVLLIKRGFNKQDYALLHPGGSLGRKLKKVEDIMRKGNELPVVCENVNMRKVIYEMTSKKMGCTSVVDKRGRLTGIITDQNLRTHLTLDRNIMQKKARDIMTKNPRTICKDALVDEAVRMTEVKSISTLLVTGKTDRLVGIIHLHDLLKLSR
- a CDS encoding LPS export ABC transporter periplasmic protein LptC, translated to MKKSVFIVVLILFFCGCSESGRKASLSDKTRDVVTMRGFHMVQTELGIKKYEIDAAEASINPRAKRIRFFNVKTRYYDKDKEVANLKSETGVVRTDTNDIDVKGNVVLTTMDGSRLETSSLTWYSVKNKLQTNEYVKVVKGDNTMEGVGMESDLMLENITLKKVSTKISDPDAFKEKKKK
- a CDS encoding LPS export ABC transporter ATP-binding protein; translation: MLIRTEGLTKKYKKRYVVNGVNIEVNKGEIVGLLGPNGAGKSTTFYMIVGLIKPEAGKVYIGSTDVTKCPTYERAKYGVGYLPQEPSIFRKLSVEDNIMAILETMDLTDLERKKHLDRLLDEFSITKLRKSMAYTLSGGERRRVEIARALVTNPSFLLLDEPFVGIDPITVADIQQVISQLKKKGLGILITDHNVRETLSVTDRAYIMYEGKILLSGDAKKLSTDKKAKEFYLGEKFTL
- a CDS encoding peptide deformylase; the protein is MKIVKYGTPILRKKAVKIIKIDERILKLAESMISTLNAAKGVGLAANQVGIQERICVIDAGRGDKKGEVLCLINPEITASEGSIKFEEGCLSFPEIFAEIERPSKVIVSYKDLKGKDKEITAEGILARVMQHEIDHLNGVLFVDHMSKIKYILLSKRLKALEKETKGK